The following nucleotide sequence is from Pseudomonas sp. RC10.
AGCAGGGAAATACCAAACCCCGGCTGACGGTTCACGTTGGATTTGGCAGAAAACAGCTCGCCCAATTCAGCCGGCGCCTCAATGTGCAGGCGCTTGGACAGCCAGTTGCCGTACAGCGGACCGGTCAGAATCACCGCCGGAATCGCGATACAAATGCCCAGCAACATGGTCAGGCCCAGGTCGGCGTGCAACGCGCTGACCGCAATCAACGGCCCTGGGTGCGGAGGCATGAGTGCGTGCAGTGTGGTCATGCCCGCCAATGCCGGAATCGCGATTTTCAGCAGCGGCAGGTTTGACTGACGCGCCATCACGAAGATGATTGGCACCATCATCACCAACCCCACCTCGAAGAACAGCGGCAGGCCGATGACCATCGCCACCAGCGCCATCACCCATGGCAGCGTCTTGCCCTTGCCCAACCCCAGCAGTGTCGAGGCAATGCGGTCCGCCGCCCCCGATTCCGCCATCAGCGCGCCAAGCATGGCACCGAGCGCAATGATGATCCCCGCTTCCCCGAGAATCCCGCCCGCACCTTTGCTGAACGCTTTTGCAACCGCCTCCGCTGGCAGCCCCGCACCTATCCCTGCGATGAAAGTACCCACCAGAATCGACAGAAACGGCGGGAGTTTGGTGGCGCTGATCAACACGATGATCGTGGCAATGGCGATCAGGCAGCAGATGATCAGGCGGGTGTCATGAAACACCCACGCAGCAGACGACAAGTCCAAGAGTGACCCCTTAATCGTTCGATTCTTATTCAAGGTTTTCTGAAACACTTTGTTTCAGATGGCCAAACGATACCGGATGCGGCACGTCGTCGCAGTGATTTTTTCTCGGAAAGTGGCCGAAAAGCCCTGCCATTCATCCATTCATCTAGATGAATACGGTCTATGACTGTAGGAGTGAGCTTGCTCGCGATAGCGGAGGGTCAGGTCTCGAATCTGGGGCAGGCATATCGCTATCGCGAGCAAGCTCACTCCTACAGTAATGGGGTTTGGGCGCACTCAATCAACACATCCCTTAACGCCTGCGCCGCGGCTGACAGTTTGTGATCGGCGAGGGTCATCAACCCGATCCGCCGTTCGATGCGCGGCCCTTCGAGCGCAATGCAGCGGGCGCCCAACTCCTGCATTTGCTGAATGCACAACGAGGGCACGGCGCTGACCCCCAACCCGTTCGCCACCATGCGGCCGACCGTGGACAGCTGATGGCTTTCAAACGCCACCGAGAGCTTGCCGTGCTGGGTTTGCAGATCCTGCTCAAGCAACAACCGCACGGCGGAGGGCCGTTGCAGGGTGATGAAGTCGTGGCGCAGCAGCTCGTCCCACGTCACCTCCCCTTTCGCCGCCAAGGGCGAATCCATCGGCACCACCGCGACGAAACGGTCGGTGTAGAACGGCGTGAAGGTCAGGTTGTTGGCGGACTCGGGTTCGAAGCCGATGCCCAATTCAACGCGGCGGTGATCCACCATTTCCAACACTTGCTCGTTGATCACGTCGTGCACCGCGACGTTGACCCTGGGGTAGCGCCCGCGAAACACCTTGAGCGCGATCGGCAGCAAATTCCCCGCGAACGACGGCATCGCGGCAATCGACACTTTGCCCATCTGCAAGGTGAAGCGTTGGCGCAGCAGTTCTTCGGCGTTGTCCCAATCCGCCAACAGCTGACGGGCCAAGGGCACAAGCGTTTCCCCTTCCGGGGTCAGGCTGACATTACGCGTGGTGCGGGTCAGCAATTGACCGCCCAAGTCCTCTTCCAATGCCTTGATGGTCAGGCTCAGCGCCGGTTGCGACAGGTGCAGGCGCTCTCCCGCCTGCGCGAAACTCAGGGACTGCGCGACGGCCAGAAATGCTCGGAGCTGTTTCACGTTCATATATTTGAAATACTTATCAATCTATGAAAAAAACAAAATTAACAAATCACTGAGACAGAGAGAAGATGCAAACAACGCTCTCTGGCAGCATGATTGTCAGACACAACTACAAATCAGGCGGGATATCACCATGGCTGGACTCGACAAACGGGTTGCAACTTACGAAGAGGCCCTCGCTGGCCTGACCGACAACATGACGGTACTGGCGGGCGGCTTTGGCCTGTGTGGTATCCCTGAAAACCTCATCGCGCAGATCAAACGCATGGGCGTGAAAGGCCTGACGGTGGTGTCGAACAACTGCGGCGTCGACGGTTTCGGCCTCGGCATCCTGCTGGAAGACCGGCAGATCCGCAAAATGGTCGCGTCCTACGTCGGCGAGAACAAGCTGTTCGAAGAACAGTTGCTCAACGGCGAGCTGGAAGTCGAACTCACTCCCCAAGGCACCCTCGCTGAAAAAATGCGCGCAGGCGGTGCTGGCATCCCCGCTTTCTACACCGCCACCGGTTACGGCACCCCTGTCGCTGAAGGCAAGGAAACCCGCCAGTTCAACGGCCGTAACGTGATTCTTGAAGAATCCATCACCGGCGACTTTGCGATCGTCAAAGGCTGGAAGGCCGACCACTTCGGCAACGTCGTCTATCGTCACACTGCGCAGAATTTCAACCCGATCGCCGCCACCGCCGGGAAAATCACCGTGGTCGAGGTCGAGGAAATCGTCGAGCCGGGCGTGCTGCTGCCGACCGAAATCCACACGCCGGGCATTTATGTAGACCGCGTGATCCTGGGCACCTTCGAGAAACGCATCGAACAGCGCACGATCAGGAAAGCCTGATCTCCCGCTTCGCACCTCGAACGCTTATTCCTTTGGAAACGTCGGCTTTCACACGCCGGACAGAATAAAAGAGACGCACGATCATGGCACTCTCCCGCGAACAAATGGCACAGCGCGTTGCGCGCGAACTGCAAGACGGCTTTTACGTGAACCTGGGCATCGGTATCCCGACCCTGGTCGCCAACTACGTCCCGGACGGCATCGACGTGATGCTGCAATCGGAAAACGGCCTGCTGGGCATGGGCGCGTTCCCGACCGAAGAAACGATCGATGCCGACATGATCAACGCCGGCAAACAGACGGTGACCGCCCGCCTTGGCGCGTCGATTTTCAACTCCGCCGAATCCTTCGCCATGATCCGTGGCGGCCATGTCGACCTGACCGTGCTGGGCGCGTTCGAAGTCGACGTCGACGGCAACATCGCGTCGTGGATGATCCCCGGCAAGCTGGTGAAAGGCATGGGCGGCGCGATGGACCTGGTGGCCGGTGCCGACAACATCATCGTGACCATGACCCACGCGTCCAAGGACGGTGAGTCCAAACTCCTATCCCGTTGCAGCCTGCCGCTGACGGGCGCGGGTTGCATCAAGAAAGTCCTGACCGATCTGGCCTATCTGGAGATCGAAAACGGCGCGTTCATCCTGCGCGAAACCGCCCCGGGCGTGACGGTCGAAGAGATCATCGCCAAGACCGCCGGCAAGCTGATCGTGCCGGATGACGTGAAGGAAATGATGTTCTGATGAGTTCAGGCTTCAGCCCGACTCGTCCCCTGTAGGAGTGAGCTTGCTCGCGATAGATTGTTCAGCCACCCACGCAGTGTCTGATCGGTCCAATCGCGAGCAAGCTCACTCCTACAGGAACGAGTCAGTAGTCGTCATATCGTTATGCCACTCTGCCCCTTCCGCAACGAAGGGGCTTTGCTGTATCTAAAGCTCCATCTTTTTCGTACCACTGCCAACCCTAAAAACAGCTATTTCAATAGCCCTTAATAACAACTCCAAGAGGTATTCCTACGTGGCCGCTGATATTGAAGAAAGCCGCTCCGCCCGATTTGCCCTGCGCTGCGCCAAGTGGGCCGAACGCTGGTTCCCCGACTCCTGGGTGTTCGCCGCCCTTGCCGTAGTCATCGTCACCCTAGCGACGCTGGCCATCGGAGCCAAACCCGCTGACACCGCCAAAGCCTTCGGCGACGGTTTCTGGAGCCTGATCCCCTTCACCATGCAAATGGCCTTCGTGGTCATCGGCGGTTACGTGGTCGCCAGCTCGCCACCGGCGGTGAAGCTGATCGACCGTCTGGCCCGCATCCCGAAAAACGGTCGTTCGGCCGTGGCCTGGGTCGCGCTGATTTCCATGGTCGCGTCCCTGCTGAACTGGGGCCTGTCGCTGGTGTTCGGTGGTCTGCTGGTGCGTGCGCTGGCCCGTCGTACCGACCTGAAAATGGACTACCGCGCCGCCGGTGCCGCCGCGTATCTGGGACTCGGCGCCGTGTGGGCGTTGGGCCTGTCGTCATCCGCCGCGCAATTGCAAGCCAACCCGGCGAGCCTGCCGCCGTCGATTCTGGCGATTACCGGCATGATCCCGTTCACCCAGACCATCTTCCTCTGGCAGTCGGGCGTCATGCTGCTGGCCTTGGTGGTGATCTCGATCATCGTCGCCTACGCCACCGCGCCCGGCCCGAACAGTGCCCGCGAAGCCAAGGATTGCGGTGTCGACCCGGCGTTCAGCATGCCGCCACTGCCACCGCGCACCCGGCCGGGCGAGTGGCTGGAATACAGCCCGCTGCTGATCATTCTGATGGTCGTGCTGGCGTCCGGCTGGTTGTACAACGAATTCAGCACCAAACCCGCGATCACCGCGATTTCCGGCCTGAACACCTATAACTTCCTGTTCATCATGGTCGGTGCCCTGCTGCACTGGCGTCCGCGCAGTTTCCTGGACGCCGTGGCCCGCGCCGTGCCGACCACGACCGGCGTGCTGATTCAGTTCCCGCTGTACGGTTCGATTGCCGCGCTGCTGACCACGGTCAAGGGCGGTGACGCGCAGACCGTCGCGCACCACATCTCGACGTTCTTCACCAGCATCGCCTCCCACGACACGTACGCGCTGCTGATGGGCGTGTACTCGGCCATCCTCGGCTTCTTCATTCCGTCCGGTGGCGGCAAGTGGATCATCGAAGCGCCGTACGTGATGCAAGTCGCCAACGACCTGAAATACCACCTGGGCTGGGCAGTGCAGATCTACAACGCCGCCGAAGCGTTGCCGAACCTCATCAACCCGTTCTACATGCTGCCGCTGCTGGGTGTCCTGGGCCTCAAAGCCCGCGACCTGATCGGCTTCTCGTTCGTGCAATTGCTCGTTCACACGCCGCTGGTGCTGTTCCTGCTGTGGGCGCTGGGCACGACGCTGGCGTACATTCCGCCGTTGATGCCGTAAGACGCTTCACTCGTTCGATGGCTGATTGGCGAGTTCGATCAGCCACGCCTTCAGCGCCTGCACCGTCGGGCGCAGGATCGAATGCTTGGGCTGCACCAGGTAATACCCCTTCGTCAGCGGCAAGCGCTGTGCGAAGGGTTCCACCAACACCCCGCTCGCCACCTCCTCCTGGGTCAGCCATTCGCTGGTGATGACCACCCCCTGATTCCGCCGCGCCGCTTCAATGGCCATCAATGACTGATCGAAATGTATGCCGGGAATGCC
It contains:
- a CDS encoding CoA transferase subunit B yields the protein MALSREQMAQRVARELQDGFYVNLGIGIPTLVANYVPDGIDVMLQSENGLLGMGAFPTEETIDADMINAGKQTVTARLGASIFNSAESFAMIRGGHVDLTVLGAFEVDVDGNIASWMIPGKLVKGMGGAMDLVAGADNIIVTMTHASKDGESKLLSRCSLPLTGAGCIKKVLTDLAYLEIENGAFILRETAPGVTVEEIIAKTAGKLIVPDDVKEMMF
- a CDS encoding gluconate:H+ symporter, whose product is MDLSSAAWVFHDTRLIICCLIAIATIIVLISATKLPPFLSILVGTFIAGIGAGLPAEAVAKAFSKGAGGILGEAGIIIALGAMLGALMAESGAADRIASTLLGLGKGKTLPWVMALVAMVIGLPLFFEVGLVMMVPIIFVMARQSNLPLLKIAIPALAGMTTLHALMPPHPGPLIAVSALHADLGLTMLLGICIAIPAVILTGPLYGNWLSKRLHIEAPAELGELFSAKSNVNRQPGFGISLLIILLPVILMLGSTLAKVAMEPESNVALTLKFLGEPLVALGIAVLAATVCLGWANGISREQVGGTLRKSLAPIAVLLLTIGAGGGLKQTLLDAGVSQTISKVAEGAHMPYLLLAWLIAVALRQATGSATVATTTTAGILAPMMAGLAPIEASLVALVIGAGSVFFCHVNDAGFWMVREYFGLQLKQTIWVWSVLQTIVSVVGLIGTSLLWHWLV
- a CDS encoding LysR family transcriptional regulator codes for the protein MNVKQLRAFLAVAQSLSFAQAGERLHLSQPALSLTIKALEEDLGGQLLTRTTRNVSLTPEGETLVPLARQLLADWDNAEELLRQRFTLQMGKVSIAAMPSFAGNLLPIALKVFRGRYPRVNVAVHDVINEQVLEMVDHRRVELGIGFEPESANNLTFTPFYTDRFVAVVPMDSPLAAKGEVTWDELLRHDFITLQRPSAVRLLLEQDLQTQHGKLSVAFESHQLSTVGRMVANGLGVSAVPSLCIQQMQELGARCIALEGPRIERRIGLMTLADHKLSAAAQALRDVLIECAQTPLL
- a CDS encoding CoA transferase subunit A, giving the protein MAGLDKRVATYEEALAGLTDNMTVLAGGFGLCGIPENLIAQIKRMGVKGLTVVSNNCGVDGFGLGILLEDRQIRKMVASYVGENKLFEEQLLNGELEVELTPQGTLAEKMRAGGAGIPAFYTATGYGTPVAEGKETRQFNGRNVILEESITGDFAIVKGWKADHFGNVVYRHTAQNFNPIAATAGKITVVEVEEIVEPGVLLPTEIHTPGIYVDRVILGTFEKRIEQRTIRKA
- a CDS encoding TIGR00366 family protein, translating into MAADIEESRSARFALRCAKWAERWFPDSWVFAALAVVIVTLATLAIGAKPADTAKAFGDGFWSLIPFTMQMAFVVIGGYVVASSPPAVKLIDRLARIPKNGRSAVAWVALISMVASLLNWGLSLVFGGLLVRALARRTDLKMDYRAAGAAAYLGLGAVWALGLSSSAAQLQANPASLPPSILAITGMIPFTQTIFLWQSGVMLLALVVISIIVAYATAPGPNSAREAKDCGVDPAFSMPPLPPRTRPGEWLEYSPLLIILMVVLASGWLYNEFSTKPAITAISGLNTYNFLFIMVGALLHWRPRSFLDAVARAVPTTTGVLIQFPLYGSIAALLTTVKGGDAQTVAHHISTFFTSIASHDTYALLMGVYSAILGFFIPSGGGKWIIEAPYVMQVANDLKYHLGWAVQIYNAAEALPNLINPFYMLPLLGVLGLKARDLIGFSFVQLLVHTPLVLFLLWALGTTLAYIPPLMP